One window from the genome of Oryctolagus cuniculus chromosome 1, mOryCun1.1, whole genome shotgun sequence encodes:
- the RAG1 gene encoding V(D)J recombination-activating protein 1 isoform X1 translates to MSAGAEGSWPVIGCHPLWLALHGGGGWEGQCTLINNTAVCSEGQESQEGEEITLCFLSGVQQYQPNCRHCNNTVARQPAEQGNSAIMAVSLPPTLGLSSAPDEIQHPHIKFSEWKFKLFRVRSFEKTTEENQKEKNSSEGKPSLEQSPAVLDKASGQKPEVAPPAFKVHPKFSKKFHDDGKARDKAIHQANLRHLCRICGNSLKTDEHNRRYPVHGPVDSKTQGLLRKKEKKATSWPDLIAKVFRIDVKTDVDSIHPTEFCHNCWRIMHRKFSGAPCEVYFPRNATMEWHPHAPSCDICYTARRGLKRRNHQPNVQLSKKLKTVLDQARQARQRKRRVQARITSKEVMKKIANCSKIHLSTKLLAVDFPAHFVKSISCQICEHILADPVETSCKHVFCRICILRCLKVMGSYCPSCQYPCFPTDLESPVKSFLCILNSLIVKCSAPECNEEVSLEKYNHHVSSHKESRDTFVHINKGGRPRQHLLSLTRRAQKHRLRELKLQVKAFADKEEGGDVKSVCLTLFLLALRARNEHRQADELEAIMQGRGSGLQPAVCLAIRVNTFLSCSQYHKMYRTVKAITGRQIFQPLHALRNAEKVLLPGYHPFEWQPPLKNVSSSTDVGIIDGLSGLSSSVDDYPVDTIAKRFRYDSALVSALMDMEEDILEGMRSQDLEDYLNGPFTVVVKESCDGMGDVSEKHGSGPAVPEKAVRFSFTVMKITIAHGSQNVKVFEEAKPNSELCCKPLCLMLADESDHETLTAILSPLIAEREAMKSSELMLEMGGILRTFKFIFRGTGYDEKLVREVEGLEASGSVYICTLCDATRLEASQNLVFHSITRSHAENLERYEVWRSNPYHESVEELRDRVKGVSAKPFIETVPSIDALHCDIGNAAEFYKIFQLEIGEVYKNPSASKEERKRWQATLDKHLRKKMNLKPIMRMNGNFARKLMTIETVEAVCELIPSKERHEALRELMELYLKMKPVWRSSCPAKECPESLCQYSFNSQRFAELLSTKFKYRYEGKITNYFHKTLAHVPEIIERDGSIGAWASEGNESGNKLFRRFRKMNARQSKCYEMEDVLKHHWLYTSKYLQKFMNAHNAVKNSGFTMNSQVSLEDPLGIEDSLESQYSMEF, encoded by the coding sequence GTAATTCAGCCATCATGGCTGTGTCTTTGCCACCAACCCTGGGACTCAGCTCTGCCCCAGATGAAATTCAGCATCCACATATTAAATTTTCAGAATGGAAATTTAAGCTATTCAGGGTGCGATCTTTTGAAAAGACCACTGAAGAAAATCAAAAGGAGAAGAATTCCTCTGAGGGGAAGCCCTCCCTTGAGCAATCTCCAGCAGTCCTCGACAAAGCTAGTGGTCAGAAGCCAGAAGTGGCTCCACCAGCATTCAAGGTCCACCCTAAGTTTTCAAAGAAATTCCATGATGATGGGAAAGCGAGAGACAAAGCAATCCACCAAGCCAACCTTCGACATCTTTGCCGCATCTGTGggaattctttaaaaactgaTGAACACAACAGGAGATACCCTGTCCATGGGCCTGTGGACAGTAAAACCCAAGGCCTTTTacgaaaaaaagagaagaaagccaCTTCCTGGCCAGACCTCATTGCCAAGGTTTTCCGGATTGATGTGAAGACAGATGTTGACTCGATCCACCCCACTGAGTTCTGCCATAACTGCTGGCGTATCATGCACAGGAAGTTTAGCGGTGCTCCATGTGAGGTTTACTTCCCAAGGAATGCGACCATGGAGTGGCACCCCCATGCACCATCCTGTGACATCTGTTACACTGCCCGTCGGGGTCTCAAGAGGAGGAATCATCAGCCAAATGTGCAGCTTAGCAAAAAACTCAAAACTGTGCTTGACCAAGCGAGACAAGCCCGTCAGCGCAAGAGGAGGGTTCAGGCAAGGATCACCAGCAAGGAGGTCATGAAGAAGATTGCCAACTGCAGTAAGATACATCTTAGTACCAAGCTCCTTGCAGTGGACTTCCCGGCGCACTTTGTGAAATCTATCTCCTGCCAGATTTGTGAGCACATTCTGGCTGATCCTGTGGAGACCAGCTGTAAGCATGTGTTTTGTAGGATCTGCATTCTGAGGTGCCTCAAAGTCATGGGCAGCTATTGCCCTTCTTGTCAATATCCATGCTTCCCTACTGACCTGGAGAGTCCAGTGAAATCCTTTCTGTGTATCTTGAACTCCTTGATAGTGAAATGTTCAGCACCAGAGTGCAATGAGGAGGTCAGCTTGGAAAAATACAATCACCACGTTTCAAGTCACAAAGAATCAAGAGATACTTTTGTGCATATTAATAAAGGGGGCCGGCCCCGTCAACATCTCCTATCGCTGACCCGGAGAGCTCAGAAGCACCGGCTGAGGGAGCTGAAGTTACAAGTCAAGGCTTTTGCTGACAAAGAAGAAGGTGGAGATGTGAAGTCTGTGTGCCTGACCTTGTTCCTTCTGGCCCTGCGGGCAAGGAATGAGCACAGACAAGCTGATGAGCTGGAGGCCATCATGCAGGGTCGGGGATCTGGCCTGCAGCCAGCTGTTTGCTTGGCCATCCGTGTCAACACCTTCCTCAGCTGCAGTCAGTACCACAAGATGTACAGGACTGTGAAAGCCATCACAGGGAGGCAGATTTTTCAGCCCTTGCATGCCCTTCGGAATGCTGAGAAAGTCCTTCTGCCAGGCTACCACCCCTTTGAGTGGCAGCCGCCTCTGAAGAATGTGTCTTCCAGCACTGATGTTGGCATTATCGATGGACTGTCAGGACTCTCCTCCTCTGTGGACGACTACCCGGTGGACACTATTGCAAAGAGGTTCCGCTATGATTCAGCATTGGTGTCAGCTTTGATGGACATGGAAGAAGACATCTTGGAAGGCATGAGGTCCCAAGACCTTGAGGACTACTTGAATGGCCCATTCACCGTGGTGGTGAAAGAGTCTTGTGATGGAATGGGAGACGTGAGTGAGAAGCATGGGAGTGGGCCAGCAGTTCCAGAGAAGGCAGTTCGTTTTTCATTCACAGTCATGAAAATCACCATAGCACACGGCTCACAGAATGTGAAAGTGTTTGAGGAAGCCAAACCTAACTCTGAACTGTGCTGCAAGCCGTTGTGCCTTATGTTGGCAGATGAGTCTGACCATGAGACCCTGACTGCCATCCTGAGCCCTCTGATTGCTGAGCGGGAGGCCATGAAGAGCAGTGAATTGATGCTTGAGATGGGAGGCATTCTCAGGACTTTCAAGTTCATCTTTAGGGGCACTGGATATGATGAAAAACTTGTCCGGGAAGTGGAAGGCCTTGAGGCTTCTGGCTCAGTCTATATTTGTACTCTTTGTGATGCCACCCGCTTGGAAGCCTCTCAAAATCTTGTCTTCCACTCCATAACCAGAAGCCATGCTGAGAATCTGGAACGCTATGAGGTCTGGCGTTCCAACCCCTACCACGAGTCTGTGGAAGAACTGAGGGATCGGGTGAAAGGGGTCTCAGCCAAGCCTTTCATTGAGACAGTCCCTTCCATCGATGCACTCCACTGTGACATTGGCAATGCAGCTGAGTTCTACAAGATTTTCCAGCTAGAGATAGGGGAGGTGTATAAGAATCCCAGTGCTTCcaaggaggaaaggaaaagatgGCAGGCCACACTGGACAAGCATCTTAGGAAGAAGATGAACCTGAAACCAATCATGAGGATGAATGGCAACTTTGCCAGGAAGCTCATGACCATCGAGACCGTGGAGGCAGTTTGTGAGTTAATTCCTTCCAAGGAGAGGCACGAAGCTCTCCGGGAGCTGATGGAACTATACCTGAAGATGAAACCCGTATGGCGCTCATCATGTCCAGCTAAAGAGTGCCCAGAATCCCTCTGCCAGTACAGTTTCAATTCACAGCGTTTCGCTGAGCTTCTCTCTACCAAGTTCAAGTATAGATATGAGGGCAAAATCACCAATTATTTTCACAAAACCCTGGCGCATGTGCCTGAAATTATTGAGCGGGATGGCTCTATTGGGGCCTGGGCAAGTGAGGGAAATGAGTCAGGCAACAAACTGTTCCGGCGCTTCCGGAAAATGAATGCCAGGCAGTCCAAGTGCTATGAAATGGAAGACGTACTGAAACACCATTGGCTGTACACCTCCAAATACCTCCAGAAGTTTATGAATGCTCACAATGCAGTTAAAAACTCTGGGTTTACCATGAACTCACAAGTGAGCTTAGAAGACCCATTGGGCATAGAGGACTCTCTGGAGAGCCAATATTCAATGGAATTTTAA
- the RAG2 gene encoding V(D)J recombination-activating protein 2, whose translation MSLQMITVRNNTALIQPGFSLMNFDGQIFFFGQKGWPKRSCPTGVFHFDIKQNHLKLKPAVFSKDSCYLPPLRYPATCTFQGSSESEKQQYIIHGGKTPNNELSDKIYVMSVVCKNNKKVTFRCTERDLVGDVPEARYGHSLDVVYSRGKSMGVLFGGRSYMPSNQRTTEKWNSVADCLPHVFLVDFEFGCATSYILPELQDGLSFHVSIARNDTVYILGGHSLANNIRPANLYRIRVDLPLGSPAINCTVLPGGISVSSAILTQTNNDEFVIVGGYQLENQKRMVCNIVSLEDNKIEIQEMETPDWTPDIKHSKIWFGSNMGNGSVFLGIPGDNKQIVSEAFYFYMLKCTEDDVHEDQRTFTNSQTSTEDPGDSTPFEDSEEFCFSAEANSFDGDDEFDTYNEDDEDDESETGYWITCCPTCDVDINTWVPFYSTELNKPAMIYCSHGDGHWVHAKCMDLAERTLIHLSEGSNKYYCNEHVEIARALQTPKRTIPLRKPPMKSLHKKGSGKILTPAKKSFLRRLFD comes from the coding sequence ATGTCGCTGCAGATGATAACAGTCAGGAATAACACAGCCTTAATTCAACCAGGCTTCTCACTGATGAATTTTGATGGGCAAATTTTCTTCTTTGGCCaaaaaggatggcccaagagatCCTGCCCCACTGgagtttttcattttgatataaaACAGAACCATCTCAAACTGAAGCCAGCAGTTTTCTCTAAGGATTCCTGCTATCTTCCTCCTCTCCGTTACCCAGCCACTTGCACATTCCAAGGCAGCTCAGAGTCTGAAAAACAACAATATATCATCCACGGAGGGAAAACACCAAACAATGAGCTTTCTGATAAGATTTATGTCATGTCTGTTGTttgcaaaaacaacaaaaaagttacTTTTCGCTGCACAGAAAGAGACTTGGTAGGAGATGTTCCAGAAGCCAGATATGGTCATTCCCTTGACGTGGTGTACAGTCGAGGAAAAAGTATGGGAGTTCTCTTTGGAGGACGGTCATACATGCCTTCTAATCAAAGAAccacagaaaaatggaatagcGTCGCTGATTGCCTGCCCCATGTTTTCTTGGTGGATTTTGAATTTGGATGTGCCACATCCTACATTCTTCCAGAGCTTCAGGATGGGCTGTCATTTCATGTCTCTATTGCCAGAAATGATACCGTTTATATTTTAGGAGGACATTCTCTTGCCAATAATATCCGCCCTGCCAATCTGTACAGAATCAGGGTTGATCTCCCCTTGGGTAGCCCAGCCATAAATTGCACAGTTTTGCCAGGAGGAATTTCTGTCTCCAGTGCAATCCTGACTCAGACTAACAATGATGAATTTGTTATCGTTGGTGGGTATCAGcttgaaaatcaaaaaagaatggTCTGCAACATTGTCTCTTTAGAGGATAACAAGATTGAAATTCAAGAGATGGAGACCCCAGATTGGACTCCAGATATTAAGCACAGCAAAATATGGTTTGGAAGCAACATGGGAAATGGATCCGTTTTCCTTGGCATCCCAGGAGACAATAAACAGATTGTTTCAGaagcattttatttctatatgttGAAATGTACTGAAGATGATGTGCATGAAGATCAGAGAACTTTCACAAATAGTCAGACATCAACAGAAGATCCAGGGGACTCCACTCCCTTTGAGGACTCGGAAGAATTTTGTTTCAGTGCAGAAGCAAATAGTTTTGATGGCGATGATGAATTTGACACTTataatgaagatgatgaagatgatgagtctGAGACAGGCTACTGGATTACCTGCTGCCCTACTTGTGATGTGGACATTAACACTTGGGTGCCATTCTATTCAACGGAGCTCAACAAGCCTGCCATGATCTACTGTTCTCATGGAGATGGGCACTGGGTCCATGCCAAGTGCATGGATCTGGCAGAACGTACCCTCATCCATCTGTCAGAAGGAAGCAACAAGTATTATTGTAATGAGCATGTGGAGATAGCAAGAGCGCTACAAACTCCCAAAAGAACCATACCCTTAAGAAAGCCCCCAATGAAATCCCTCCACAAGAAAGGTTCTGGGAAAATCTTGACTCCTGCCAAGAAATCCTTTCTTAGACGGTTGTTTGACTAA
- the RAG1 gene encoding V(D)J recombination-activating protein 1 (The RefSeq protein has 4 substitutions compared to this genomic sequence): protein MAVSCTPTLGLSSAPDEIQHPHIKFSEWKFKLFRVRSFEKTTEENQKEKNSSEGKPSLEQSPAVLDKASGQKPEVAPPAFKVHPKFSKKFHDDGKARDKAIHQANLRHLCRICGNSLKTDEHNRRYPVHGPVDSKTQGLLRKKEKKATSWPDLIAKVFRIDVKTDVDSIHPTEFCHNCWRIMHRKFSGAPCEVYFPRNATMEWHPHAPSCDICYTARRGLKRRNHQPNVQLSKKLKTVLDQARQARQRKRRVQARITSKEVMKMIANCSKIHLSTKLLAVDFPAHFVKSISCQICEHILADPVETSCKHVFCRICILRCLKVMGSYCPSCQYPCFPTDLESPVKSFLCILNSLIVKCSAPECNEEVSLEKYNHHVSSHKESRDTFVHINKGGRPRQHLLSLTRRAQKHRLRELKLQVKAFADKEEGGDVKSVCLTLFLLALRARNEHRQADELEAIMQGRGSGLQPAVCLAIRVNTFLSCSQYHKMYRTVKAITGRQIFQPLHALRNAEKVLLPGYHPFEWQPPLKNVSSSTDVGIIDGLSGLSSSVDDYPVDTIAKRFRYDSALVSALMDMEEDILEGMRSQDLEDYLNGPFTVVVKESCDGMGDVTEKHGSGPAVPEKAVRFSFTVMKITIAHGSQNVKVFEEAKPNSELCCKPLCLMLADESDHETLTAILSPLIAEREAMKSSELMLEMGGILRTFKFIFRGTGYDEKLVREVEGLEASGSVYICTLCDATRLEASQNLVFHSITRSHAENLERYEVWRSNPYHESVEELRDRVKGVSAKPFIETVPSIDALHCDIGNAAEFYKIFQLEIGEVYKNPSASKEERKRWQATLDKHLRKKMNLKPIMRMNGNFARKLMTIETVEAVCELIPSKERHEALRELMELYLKMKPVWRSSCPAKECPESLCQYSFNSQRFAELLSTKFKYRYEGKITNYFHKTLAHVPEIIERDGSIGAWASEGNESGNKLFRRFRKMNARQSKCYEMEDVLKHHWLYTSKYLQKFMNAHNAVKNSGFTMNSQVSLEDPLGIEDSLESQYSMEF from the coding sequence ATGGCTGTGTCTTTGCCACCAACCCTGGGACTCAGCTCTGCCCCAGATGAAATTCAGCATCCACATATTAAATTTTCAGAATGGAAATTTAAGCTATTCAGGGTGCGATCTTTTGAAAAGACCACTGAAGAAAATCAAAAGGAGAAGAATTCCTCTGAGGGGAAGCCCTCCCTTGAGCAATCTCCAGCAGTCCTCGACAAAGCTAGTGGTCAGAAGCCAGAAGTGGCTCCACCAGCATTCAAGGTCCACCCTAAGTTTTCAAAGAAATTCCATGATGATGGGAAAGCGAGAGACAAAGCAATCCACCAAGCCAACCTTCGACATCTTTGCCGCATCTGTGggaattctttaaaaactgaTGAACACAACAGGAGATACCCTGTCCATGGGCCTGTGGACAGTAAAACCCAAGGCCTTTTacgaaaaaaagagaagaaagccaCTTCCTGGCCAGACCTCATTGCCAAGGTTTTCCGGATTGATGTGAAGACAGATGTTGACTCGATCCACCCCACTGAGTTCTGCCATAACTGCTGGCGTATCATGCACAGGAAGTTTAGCGGTGCTCCATGTGAGGTTTACTTCCCAAGGAATGCGACCATGGAGTGGCACCCCCATGCACCATCCTGTGACATCTGTTACACTGCCCGTCGGGGTCTCAAGAGGAGGAATCATCAGCCAAATGTGCAGCTTAGCAAAAAACTCAAAACTGTGCTTGACCAAGCGAGACAAGCCCGTCAGCGCAAGAGGAGGGTTCAGGCAAGGATCACCAGCAAGGAGGTCATGAAGAAGATTGCCAACTGCAGTAAGATACATCTTAGTACCAAGCTCCTTGCAGTGGACTTCCCGGCGCACTTTGTGAAATCTATCTCCTGCCAGATTTGTGAGCACATTCTGGCTGATCCTGTGGAGACCAGCTGTAAGCATGTGTTTTGTAGGATCTGCATTCTGAGGTGCCTCAAAGTCATGGGCAGCTATTGCCCTTCTTGTCAATATCCATGCTTCCCTACTGACCTGGAGAGTCCAGTGAAATCCTTTCTGTGTATCTTGAACTCCTTGATAGTGAAATGTTCAGCACCAGAGTGCAATGAGGAGGTCAGCTTGGAAAAATACAATCACCACGTTTCAAGTCACAAAGAATCAAGAGATACTTTTGTGCATATTAATAAAGGGGGCCGGCCCCGTCAACATCTCCTATCGCTGACCCGGAGAGCTCAGAAGCACCGGCTGAGGGAGCTGAAGTTACAAGTCAAGGCTTTTGCTGACAAAGAAGAAGGTGGAGATGTGAAGTCTGTGTGCCTGACCTTGTTCCTTCTGGCCCTGCGGGCAAGGAATGAGCACAGACAAGCTGATGAGCTGGAGGCCATCATGCAGGGTCGGGGATCTGGCCTGCAGCCAGCTGTTTGCTTGGCCATCCGTGTCAACACCTTCCTCAGCTGCAGTCAGTACCACAAGATGTACAGGACTGTGAAAGCCATCACAGGGAGGCAGATTTTTCAGCCCTTGCATGCCCTTCGGAATGCTGAGAAAGTCCTTCTGCCAGGCTACCACCCCTTTGAGTGGCAGCCGCCTCTGAAGAATGTGTCTTCCAGCACTGATGTTGGCATTATCGATGGACTGTCAGGACTCTCCTCCTCTGTGGACGACTACCCGGTGGACACTATTGCAAAGAGGTTCCGCTATGATTCAGCATTGGTGTCAGCTTTGATGGACATGGAAGAAGACATCTTGGAAGGCATGAGGTCCCAAGACCTTGAGGACTACTTGAATGGCCCATTCACCGTGGTGGTGAAAGAGTCTTGTGATGGAATGGGAGACGTGAGTGAGAAGCATGGGAGTGGGCCAGCAGTTCCAGAGAAGGCAGTTCGTTTTTCATTCACAGTCATGAAAATCACCATAGCACACGGCTCACAGAATGTGAAAGTGTTTGAGGAAGCCAAACCTAACTCTGAACTGTGCTGCAAGCCGTTGTGCCTTATGTTGGCAGATGAGTCTGACCATGAGACCCTGACTGCCATCCTGAGCCCTCTGATTGCTGAGCGGGAGGCCATGAAGAGCAGTGAATTGATGCTTGAGATGGGAGGCATTCTCAGGACTTTCAAGTTCATCTTTAGGGGCACTGGATATGATGAAAAACTTGTCCGGGAAGTGGAAGGCCTTGAGGCTTCTGGCTCAGTCTATATTTGTACTCTTTGTGATGCCACCCGCTTGGAAGCCTCTCAAAATCTTGTCTTCCACTCCATAACCAGAAGCCATGCTGAGAATCTGGAACGCTATGAGGTCTGGCGTTCCAACCCCTACCACGAGTCTGTGGAAGAACTGAGGGATCGGGTGAAAGGGGTCTCAGCCAAGCCTTTCATTGAGACAGTCCCTTCCATCGATGCACTCCACTGTGACATTGGCAATGCAGCTGAGTTCTACAAGATTTTCCAGCTAGAGATAGGGGAGGTGTATAAGAATCCCAGTGCTTCcaaggaggaaaggaaaagatgGCAGGCCACACTGGACAAGCATCTTAGGAAGAAGATGAACCTGAAACCAATCATGAGGATGAATGGCAACTTTGCCAGGAAGCTCATGACCATCGAGACCGTGGAGGCAGTTTGTGAGTTAATTCCTTCCAAGGAGAGGCACGAAGCTCTCCGGGAGCTGATGGAACTATACCTGAAGATGAAACCCGTATGGCGCTCATCATGTCCAGCTAAAGAGTGCCCAGAATCCCTCTGCCAGTACAGTTTCAATTCACAGCGTTTCGCTGAGCTTCTCTCTACCAAGTTCAAGTATAGATATGAGGGCAAAATCACCAATTATTTTCACAAAACCCTGGCGCATGTGCCTGAAATTATTGAGCGGGATGGCTCTATTGGGGCCTGGGCAAGTGAGGGAAATGAGTCAGGCAACAAACTGTTCCGGCGCTTCCGGAAAATGAATGCCAGGCAGTCCAAGTGCTATGAAATGGAAGACGTACTGAAACACCATTGGCTGTACACCTCCAAATACCTCCAGAAGTTTATGAATGCTCACAATGCAGTTAAAAACTCTGGGTTTACCATGAACTCACAAGTGAGCTTAGAAGACCCATTGGGCATAGAGGACTCTCTGGAGAGCCAATATTCAATGGAATTTTAA